From the genome of Oncorhynchus masou masou isolate Uvic2021 chromosome 15, UVic_Omas_1.1, whole genome shotgun sequence:
GACCAATCACAACTCTTCAAAAACCAAAGAAACAAGTGTCCATCTCAGCACCACCTAGAGAGAGAGTAAGCTCAGTGGAGGGTGGCCAAGGACAGGGCAGACaatggagtcagagagagaagcagaccCATCATACAGGGAGAATGAAGGAGGGTGGttgggtttgtttgtttgtgtgtgtgtgcacaagtcTGTGACATTGCTCTTAGTCGGGAGGGGGGGTCTAGCTACTGTCACACAGGGTGGGACACTTACGGGATGGGGGTTCTGGGGTTGATCAAAGCCTCTGCTAGGTAACAGCGAATTCTTCAGCTGGGGTgcggggagggaggaagggaggaagggaaagagggagagttgAATGAGGTTGGAGGTGCAGAAGGGACActagcagaaagagagagaaagctacaAAAAAGGATCAGGCAAAGTTAAAGTATACCCAGGGTTGGTCTAAAGAGGAATCAGAGAAATTAAGAACTAGCCAGCAATACAAGAAATCATGCTTTCAGGGAAAAAAAATATGGAAATCTTGCTTCATGAATACGACCCAGGGTATTCAATGCTCTCAGCAGCAGTTCAGAGTCAAGGTATCCACACAGTGCGTTTCCCCGTGACATGTAGCCTTAGCCGTGTGATCACATATAGCTGGTTCAGCCTTGCTtacacgtttgtgtgtgtgtctttgaccATGTAACAGAAactagccggctggctaaaactggCATATTTACAGTAATggtgtgcactgtccctgtaaaactTACTTTCAGTGCAGCTTTAAAAACAGATCATGTGAGATTTATGTGTTGTATGAAGGGTCGGATGGGTTTATATTATACTCACTCCTGCTAGGGACTTCTGGATGTTCTCTCTGGCCCGGGCTATGTCCTGCAGGATGGTGTTGGCTCCCAGCTCCTATAGGGTACAGGAGACCAGGTCTGACAGGATGTAGGCATACACACACCAGAGACGTATCCAAGTTTTAAGTACAGTGAAACGCCTTTCTTGCTTCCCAACAATGCGGTAATGGATATCAGGTGGCGACACGTGTGAGGAAAAGACCGACAATGTGGGGGAGggcattggcacacacacacacacaaactaaaagAAACGCTCTCTACCTACCTGTGCTGGGTGTGAGGTGCTGTTAATGCGTTCGTAGAAGTGTCTCTCCGCATCATCATAGCGAGGCTTATCAAACCAGATCTTCTCCTGGACAAAGTAGTCTACTGCTGAACTCATGGTGCTACACACACGGAcaaagagagaggcacagagagagacaggataacaAATGGTTAGTAAAGTAACATTCAGTCCACCAGAAAGCTTGTATCCCTCTGTTTTAACCATCTGTGTTCCACTATTTACAGACAAGACCAATTCTCTTTCCCCGTCAACGCCACACTAACATCATCCTTAGAAGTAAGCTACATCTTTGaaaaccactaacattgagtaaAATAAATCAAGCATGCAAAAAAAATAATGGAAAAGGATAACATCTAAAAACCAAATAAAACAAAAGAGACAAATGAGCAAGCCAAACAAAGTTTAATAAATTATGTGAAACAATCAAATGAACCAAATCAAGACACAGACAAAAccaaaaatgagaaaaaaataaggGGGGAAAAAAGGAGTAGGAGTAAATGAAGCTGGCTGTGTTTGTAGAGGTCCAGTCTCCTGGGATGGGTCATACTTGTCCCTCAGAGGGCCGGTGCAGGCGACCGATGACGGTTGTGGTAACAATGTTGCCGACACCACAGCATCTTCTTGCCCACgagccccctcctctctgtctgctacTGTTGACTCAGCAGGTACAATCTGACGGTAACTGTAGAAACGGCTCTCTGCAGCCTCGTAGCGTCTCTGGTCCAGCCAAACCCTCTCGCTGTCTGGATGCAGGAAGTAGCAGACTCCTCTCATCGACATGGCCCCACCTTCCTCCTCTGCGACGTCAGcaggctcctcctcctcctgaatGGTGCGCAGAGCGTGGAAGACTTCTAGCTTCCCCTGTGAGACCACGGCTTCTTCTTCTAccacttcttcctcctcctcctcctcttcttcctcaacAAGACTCTGTGGGTGGTCTCCACTACCTCTGGAGGTTGAGGGAGCGTTGGGGTTGGTACGTGAGGTGGAAGCTCCACCACCCAGGTTGTTGCCGGTGGGAGAGCGGTTGTTTCCATAGAGGCTCTGGTAGAAGGCTGCCTCGGCCCGGTCGTAGAGAGGTTTCTCCAGCCACACGTCCCTCAGCAGCTCCATGGGGAGACGGGGGAGCCCATTCACTGGCTGGCCAGGGGCCGGGGTCAGTGGAGATGTGGAGGCTGCCTGGGGGGTCTGGGCCAGGGACAGGTACCCCTCGTCTGGCGTGGCTGGTGTGCTGGGGCTGTTGGCAGGGATGGCTAGGAATTCTGGGGCTGTTGGCTGCAGTGGCTCTGCAACAATGCAATGCTCTTTGGCAACTATGGGTGGATGGTTGCTGGGGTGGTTCGGGGCTTGGGGTGAGGGTGATAGTGAGGGTTGAGGGGAGGTGGGGTGGTTGTCAGTCGTCAGCGTTGGGGGTGAGCCGATGGGCCGTGTCATCGACCCGTTGGCAGAGTGTGCCAACCAGCACTGATACAGACTCTCAGCCTGCTCATACACACTGCGGTCAAACCACACTGAACCACACTCAGACCGCAAGCCAAGCAGGACCGCGCCGGGGGAGTCAGGAGCAGGGTCAGGAGAGGTGCGGCTACTGCCCTTCTGGCAAAGCTGGGGTGGCTCCCCTTTCTCCTGGCCAGGTGGTGGCAGCGGAGTCATCATGGCAACAGGAGCCGGGCGGTTATCGGGTTGAGCGGAGCGTTTACGACGGCGACGCCTCTTCCCACTGCGTTTCCCATTGCCGTCTCCATTCACACTGCTACTCTCTGGGGAGGACGAAGCAGCACCACCCCCGTTCCTCTGACCTCCCTCCACTGCCACCTCAGTGGCACAGTCCACCTGGCAGCGTCTGGAAGGGAGATCAGGATCGGACTGATCCATTGCTGAACACAAGGGGTTCCTCTGAGGCATCATCTTTGATCCgaagcagagaaagagagtgacaggGACATGCCAGAGGGTTAGTTACACAGTGAGGAATTTAGAGAGACAGATTGATCCATATAGATTATAGTCTTTTAAATATCTTCTAATTTTAGTATCTTTGTAAATTTTACTTACGAAGCGAATCTCTGTTTAACAGAGCTAAGAGAGAATTCAACGGACCAATCCCAGAATGCTTTTAGGCATGCAGGAAAGGAAGAGAGCGGAAAAGAATGTGAAAAGAACCAGATCAAGCAGACCAACAGATTATGAAAAATGAACTGAACGATGGATGATGTCCACTTCACTGGTTGTGTTTGAAGAACACAAGAGAAAAAAGTATTCAAAGTGTACACTAAGTAATATAGGCTAGTGCCGCTATCACAAGTTTTACTCCCATTCCATGCCTTCTGAACACAACTCCTAATGTCCAATGTTACATTCTGGAGTTCTTGTGATTCTCAGACTTCTGAGGCTACCCATAGTAGATAAACATCCCTTTAACCAGCATGTCTCTGGACTACTTCTATTCAGGTCTACATAGAGGTAGAGGACACCACAACATAGTATCTTTCCCATTATGGAGTCTGTGAGAAAATGGGCTGcgccattgaggccatctccattttgaagtagtcaatttcCTTATTTTATTACTGCTACgagttggtaaacaaactgaaaggatgcatactgccacctggagcctgttgtttgaacaggtattAAGCCACGGTTggcgatttactgccacctgcagttatgTAATGCTTgctcattttatttatttgttgtaCCCTTATTTTAACAGGTCAATTGAGAGAGAACaactcatttacagcaacgacctggggaatagttacaggggagaggaggggggatgaacaAGCCAATTGgagtataattcattggctgagTCCTCCTGGTTacctggatggaattatgtgatGCCTCTTTAACCGATAgaaagtcccacccagttgactacttcgaAATGTTGAAACTGTAAAGATGACCATTACAAGCAAATGGCAATAATGACAGCATATACCAACATGCAAATTCTGCAAGCAAACTGAAAAGGTTTCTGCATAACCTTAAAGGGCAAAGCATGTAATATGATCACTCAGCAAGGTTACTGGACAGCCTTGGTGAATGAATGATGTGTTGTGGTGATGATAACAGTAACAGCACTGGCATGCTCAGTCAGAACTAATGCAGGTAAGACCAACTCGCACTGTGGAGCGgaccaagtggcaccctattccgtttATAGTgctagagctctggtcaaaagtagtgtactataaagggaatagggtgcaatgtgGGACAAATCCGGTGGGTTCTATGTACACCGCATAGAAAGAGAATCAGATTctatacagtatgtctacacaACATAACCAACCACAGTCATTAGCAGTGCGGGATGCAGCTGTGGTTTTGATGAAGGAGGACGAACCATGCAACATTCATGCAGTAGCATTGTGAAACAGGAAATACATTTCCTTATACCAATTTCCATGTCCCCCCCCAATTGTTTTTAGGCCTACTAATATCAAACTTGGCTGTACTATTGCTGAGCAATGTGCTTTAAAtgattttttaaaaatatatttgtgTTACTATTATTCAAATCCTGATGAATTCACCATTCAGAAAAATATTTTGTGCATTACAGGTGTGTCTATTGGTGGCCTATATGAAACCCTACGTAACTCACCTTCCTTGGTGAGAATAAGACCAAAAACTGTCGTGATTAGATTAGAATGTTCATCCATTCAGCAGCCGCCAGCCATGAATGAACAAACAAACATTATAGCCTAATACGCCATACAGACCTAGCAGAAAAGCAACACGTTTGGGAATAGGGTACAGTATGCTTACAGTAGCCTAAATGGTGGCAGCTTCATAAGTAGTCTAAAGTGCCTTCACTTCCTGTTGGATCCTCCCCACGGAGCATGCAAGAGCAACGTGTGAGTGAGAGGAAATCTAAGGTATTCATTCAATGACTGCCTTTGGAGTGGGGCCGTGTGGGGGTGGGAAAGGCTATAAAGACTGCATCGTTGCAACGAAAACGTTTAGATTTGTATGTCATTAGAGGAATAATCAATAGCCTAAACCACATTTTACTAATGTTAGGCTACACGTCGGAATCATACTCACTTTTCCAATTCTTGAGAACATAGAAAAGGGAACAGAGGCATACTGGTTATCATAGAGGTTATCGTATTGTAAACGGTGACAAGAAACAGTAACACATTATAGCTTGTTATTAGCTGACTAATAGCAACATTGTATCAAACGCGGAGCTATTCCTTTGTTTGATCGGTGTTACAATGTAACTATTTCAGGTCACTAGCTCGCATTGCCACTGCAGCGTCGACATCTTCAATCGCTCTCAAGATATCGAGGCAGGTTGTGACAAAGTAAAGCCTTAATACACATCTATATTCATTAGCAACGAATTCGCTGAAATGTTGGATTATTTTTTAATATTTCTTCTCGGTATCTCAGTTTATGTAGACATTCATTTTTAGCCGGTCGGCCCAGTCTTGGGCGCCCATCATGGCTCCACGACATTTCGCTTTTCTTAGCCATTCACATTATTTCTCCCTCCCACCAAACAAGTAGACTATCGACTCCCGTGTTAATTTCTCGAGAATCCCCGGCTCGAAAAGCGAACTGTCAGTTACTTACTGTTCTGTATGTCGGTGGTTAACCGGGCCGGTGGTCCTCGTGCGATTGTTCAGCTGGGAGCCTAGAACAGAAAGAGTGACGAGTGGGAGAATAAAATGCGAGTGAACcgaagggggggtgggggggggcctGTTCTTTTAAACACCGGGTTGTTTTACACTCAAACGCTGaaaatagtattttttttaatCCACATATTATTAATGTCCAGAACAGTGTATTAATgatgtttttaattattttttgcaCATCAGTTTTATTTAGGGTTGGTATGTTCCTACTGCACTTGCTCATGACAGAATCTAGAACTAAATCATAAATGATTTCGCCAGCAGGCTGAATACATTGACCATCGTTTGTCACCACCTTTCAAAGTGTGTGGCATTATGGTTATAAAAATCGTCAGACTTGCGACGACATGTCAACTGCACGCACTTTACATAAATCATATGATCAAAAGGTCAGTTTTTGATGAAGTCGCTGCAGTTGCTTCTCACTAACcgcaccatgcagccatcatcTGCATTGTGAGAGGCATTatttgtcaaccaatcattagggTTGTTTGAACCACGCTAACCTATCGTAGCAGACGTAAAAGAAAACGGCTGAGCGGACTTTCCTCGTCCAGTTTTCAGCGGAAACGGAAGCTAGATTGAATTTGCTGTATCATTTATGTAGCACTATATTGTATCACTCCAATAGGGTATCCTTCCGCGCGGCAGGATACATTCTGAGTAATTTCAGATTAGTCCAGTGTACCGGGGCACTACTTCCACCTCTTCATTTTCTCTGCTCATTCCAGAGAGGATTCGTTTTATAAGAGCTGTATGTTGGAGTGCATAAGCATAACCGCAGATATTCAATAGCTCGGAGCAATTAGCCTCTCCATCAAGGTGCTCTGCTGTCCTCCCACTCGGTGTGATTTGTGCCATCTCGTTTGGGTTGCGTCCTAATGACGGTGTACTAATTTGGGCGATACTCGGTTTAGTCTACTAGTTTTGCGGCGCTGAGGGTTGGTCATAGTTGTCTGCATGACTTGTCAATCAACCGGAACCCTCCCGGTTATAGCCTTCAGAATCGTGGTCCTCGCCTACCCCGCACGATCGGGAGACTGTATGTTTCGCACCAGCGGGCTTGCAGTTCTCCCTTGAGTGAGCTAGCTGTCGCGAGGCGCACCACTATGGGATCAATATCATGCCAAAtatattcacaaatgtaaatcactAACCACAAACAAATACTTTTTTGATTTGTATTTGTAAATCGATATATATTGCATTAGATTTGTTTTTATAACTGCAGATATGCAGGTCATTTCCAAAGGACAGACGGTTTTTACGCATTACAGCTTCAGTACTCTGCAGTCCCGTTCTATAaacttgtgtgacctaccacttggcggctgagcctttgttgctcctaaacgtttcaataatagcacttacaatagaacatctttggagggagctgaaagtccgtattgcccagcgacagccccaaaacctgaaggatctggagaagatctgtatggaagagtgggccaaaatccctgctgcagtgtgtgcaaacctggtcaagaacaacaggaaacatatgatctctgtaattgcaaaaaaAGTTTTTTgcaccaaatattaagttctgcttttctgctgTATGAAATacatatgtcatgcaataaaatgtaaattaattacttaaaaatcatacaatgtgattttctggatttttgttttagattccgtctctcacagttgaagtgtacctatgataaaaaatacagacctctacatgctttgtaagtaggaaaacctgcaaaatcggcagtgtatcaaatacttgttctccccactgtatttgcTGACCATTAGTAGTGTAAAAAATTGGGAAGGCGGCAGGCTTAGGTCTCTCTAGATACATGTTTTCTCATTTGTGGATTTGACTTATTCCAAATGAAGTTGGAAATGTAGCTGTCCAGTTGTTTGAACATCGACTTTGGCAGGAAAATGGGGATCATTTGGAAAAAGTACAAAAACCTAGGTAGTACAGTCATCTTAACATAATTAATGCAACCTGTTAATGAAATGGGAAGAGACGACAACCTTATGAAATCCTGCTTAGTGCGCTCCAAGAGTGTTTTGAAGTTTAAACAGAGCCTTAAATGAGCGTGTAACCTTTATCCCCAAATTAGTAAAGACCTGATGCTCCACCTTAAATGGGAAATTGGCATACCCAATTCCTTCTGCTAACTGATTAATGAGGTGGAGCACACTTTTAGTTAGGTTTCATTTATAAGCAGAGAATGTCCCAAAACCTTGTAGCATGTCCAAGAGATAGGGTATGGACTCCACTGGGTTAGAGATGTATAAAAGAAGATTGTCTGCATATAAGGACACCTTGTGAGATATGTTGCCCCTCAATATTCCCTTAATCCTCTCCTCCGCACGCAGGTCGATAGCAAGAGACTCAATAGCAATATCAAATAGGAAAGGGGATAAACACCCTGCCTGGCCCCCCTGTGGAGAGGGAAGTAGCTGGAGGTAACATTGTTGGTGAGAACGAAAGCCATTGGGGATGAGTACAAAATCTTAATCCAGGAAAGGAATGACGGGCCAAACCCAAATTTCTCTAGTTCTGTAAATAGATATTCCACCTCAACCCGGTCACCTGGGTAAGTGTCTGTGGCAGTTTCTGACTAGAAATGATTTCATTGTACATTGACCTGAGAATAGGTGATAATTTAGAGCAGAATGCTTTATAAAATTCAATAGGGAAGCCATCTTGCCCAGGGGCTGGATTGTCAGAGTAGCTTCATCCTCACTTATTGAGGCATCCATGTTGGTTTGTTCATCTGAATTGAGGCAGGGGTTGTCCAGATTGTCTAGAAATGCATGCATAGGAGATGTGTCAGGACGAGCCTCTGACAAGTAAAGAGCAGAATAGAATTCCTTCAATTGATTGTTGGTTTCTTTGGGATTGGTAGAAGTTAAATCAACTGCAACACAGATTTCAGGTATGATGCTGCTAttctttttatttttacctttattcaactaggcaagtcagttaagaagaaaatcttattatcaatgacggcctaggaacagtgggttaacctcggtgttcaggggtagaacgacagattttagcAGCGGATTGTCGGAGCTGGTGAGATAACAACTTGCCAGCTTTCTCTCCGTGTTCATAGACTTTTTGCCCCGACTTTAACAGAAGCTGCTCTGTTTGTTTGGTGGAAAGATTGTCAAATTCCGATTGGTGTCACAGTCTCTTTTTGTAGAGTTCAGGATTTGGAGAAGAGGCATAACTGATGTCCACATCTAGATAGCTCGATAAGCGTTTGGTGTGCTGTTTGTTGTCATACgatgtgtctggctagactgcaaactctccttccagacccatatcaaacatctccaatcgaaaatcaaatcaagagttggctttctattccgtaacaaagcctccttcactcacgctgccaagcttaccctagtaaaactgactatcctaccgatcctcgacttcggcgatgtcatctacaaaattgcttccaacactcttctcagcaaactggatgcagtttatcacagtgccatccgttttgtcactaaagcaccttatactacccaccactgcgacttgtatgctcttttcggctggccctcgctacatattcgtcgcaagacccactggctccaggtcgtctacaaggccatgctaggtaaagctccaccttatctcagttcactggtcacgatggcaacacccatccgtagcacgcgctccagcaggtgtatctcactgatcatccctaaagccaacacctcattcggccgcctttcgttccagtactctgctgcctgtgactggaacgaattgcaaaaatcgctgaagttggagacctttatctccctcaccaacttcaaacatcagctatctgagcagctaaccgatcgctgcagctgtacataatctattggtaaatagcccacccattttcacctacctcatccccacagtttttatttatttacttttctgctcttttgcacaccaatatctctacctgtacatgatcatttatcaatccagtgttaatctgcaatattgtaattattcgcctacctcctcatgccttttgcacacattgtatatagactcccctttttttctactgtgttattgacttgttaattgtttactccacgtgtaactctgtgttgtctgttcacactgctatgctttatcttggccaggtcgcagttgtaaatgagaacttgttctcaactagcctacctggttaaataaaggtgaaataaaaaaataaaataaaaaatgtctatGAAATAGTTTGGTCCCTTAGATATGCTTTTAACACTCCCACGCAGTGGAGTGAGACATGTCAGGGGTGCAGTTGATCTGTAAAAAGACATCAATGTGAGTTGATATGTATTTTTAAAAGGGACTACAGGATAGTAGTAGTGGGTCCAGTTGCCACGCGAGTTGTAACACAGTACTGTCCGGAAAGTGGATATGTAGCTGGACAGGGCTACGGTCTGAGATAATGATGCTGTGATATTGGCTATTAGTTACAAAAGGAAGAATTCTATTGTCCAGCAGGAAAAAGTCAATCCTAGAGTATGAGCGGTGGACTGGAGGAAAAAAAGAGTATTGTTTAGCAGTGGGATTGCTCCTCCTACATGGATCAGACAAATTATAGGATTCTAGAAATGAGTTGATTTACTGCGCCTGATTTTGAAATGACATTGTTGGGCTTCGGGCTGATATCTGTCTAGACTTGGATGCAATACACAATTGAAATCTCCGCCCAATATCAAATTATGAGAGTTAAGATCAGGAAGTTTGCGATGAGGTCAGAGGAAAATTGAGTTTCATCCCAATTAGGACCATAGAGGTTAGCCAGAATAACCTGAAatagctgaaatagccgaatccactcatttgaaggggtgtccaaataCGTTCGGCGATGTAGTGTGTATCCCATCGTCAACCCATTACTCGTCATCACAGTCCTGGTCACAGCCAATGAAAGAATGTTTGAGTCAATTCTATTTCTATTGACTGAATTATACCCAACCCTAAATGATAGTAGGTAAAAAATAATTATCACAAACATTTAAAAGACCAATTAACTCACTTTAAagtggcaatctgcagttgcttcaTCCATTTTTGCacttctgaatgaatgaaatgtaCCCATTGAGAATATAATTCAagaaatgcctcatgagtttagttcaactgtccaaccccatcagaacccagagGGTGAGGGTTGGaggatggatggaaggaaggagtgTGACAGAGAACATAACATTCAATTATATGTCAAATTACATTTTCTTTCCTTTTTCTTGTCTGCCCAAAAAATTATATAATTGCCAGATATACTGAGCAATAGTTTAAAAACCCAACCCTCCTCCTCAGGACTCACCCCTCAAGCGTTGCCAGGGTTACACCTGCTGCCACGGAGATGATGATGTGTTTCCAGGTGACATGGTCTGTGATCTCGCTGAGAACGGTCGCGGCAAGTTGTGGTTTGACCGCCACGAACACCAGGTCACAGCTATTGACCAGCTCTGCATAGAAATGGGTGCCCGACTCCCCCAACTCCTGAATACAATGAAAACAGAGGTAAATGTTAGCCCTGTGCACTGTgcataacacacacgcacacacacaagtatgTAGAGCAATAGATTCACAAATGCAAATACAGTGATGGACATCGActgtggggggtggagggggaaaaAGTGGGTATAGAATGAAAATGAACATTAGGCAAGTtaagagccacacacacagagagagacacacccaaCAGGTGAGGTTGGGTGAATTCCaattgaaggcagtcaattcaggaagtaaactgaaattcaaATTCAATATTTGAAAAAAGGGCATCTAAACTCAGCAACCaaaaaaacgtcctctcactgtcaactgcgtctatttccagcaaacttaacgtgtaaatatttgaatgaacataagcttcaacaactgagacataaactgaacaagttccacagacatgtgactaacagaaatggaataaggtgtccctgaacaaaggggggggggggtcaaaatcaaaagtaacagagtatctggtgtggccaccagctgcattaagtaatgcagcacatctcctcctcatggactgcaccagatttgccagttcttgctgtgagatttaGAGAGTTACCCCATTCttctaccaaggcacctgcaagttcccggacatttctggggggaatggccctagccctcaccctccaatccaacaggttcCAGATGTGCtcgatgggattgagatccaggttcttcgctggccatggcagaacactgacattcctgtcttgtaggaaatcacccacagaacgaacagtatggctggtggcattgtcatgctggagggtcatgtcaggatgagcctgcaggaagggtaccacatgaggaaggaggatgttttccctgtaacgcacagctttgagattgtctgcaatgacaaAAAGCTCAGTTCGATGGTGCTGTGaaacaccgccccagaccatggcggaccctccacctccaaaatcGATCCCGctacagagtacaggccttgtTGTAACACTccttccttcgacgataaacacgaatcccaccatcacccctggtgagacaacaccgtgactcgtcagtgaagatcactttttgccagtcctgtctggtccagcgacggtgggtttgtgcccataggtgacattgttgccggtgatgtctggtgaggacctgccttacaacaggcctacaagccctcagtccagcctctctcagcctattgcggacagtctgagcactgctggagggattgtgctttcctggtgtaactcggacagttgttgttgccatcctgtacctgccccgcaggtgtgatgttcggatgtaccgatcctgtgcaggtgttgttacacgtggtctgtcactgtgaggacgatcagctgtctgtcctgtctccctgtagcactgtcttaggcgtctcacagtacggacattgcaatttattgccctggccacatctgcagtcctcatgcctccttgcagcatgcctaaggcatattcacgcagatgagcagggaccctgggcatttttctttgggtgtttttcagagtcagtagaaaggcctctttagtgccctacgttttcaaaactgtgaccttaattgcctaccgtctgtaggctgttagtgtcttaacgaccgttcaaCAGGTGCATGTTTGTTAATtggttatggttcattgaacaattatatttgaaagacagggtcctgaaaaagcgacttctttttttgctgagtttattttcaAGGACTTCTCAATAAACTTAAAAGGAGAAGAAGCTATTTATATcagaaatgttttttgttgtaTTCAAATCACTTGCTGAATTGACCGATTTCAATTCGAATTAACcccaaccctgacacacacactaaatagCACACTAGATTATTATTCTGACCCTATTGACTCACTGACCAGGCTGCAGGACTCCCTTGGCTATCCC
Proteins encoded in this window:
- the LOC135556230 gene encoding uncharacterized protein LOC135556230, with the translated sequence MMPQRNPLCSAMDQSDPDLPSRRCQVDCATEVAVEGGQRNGGGAASSSPESSSVNGDGNGKRSGKRRRRRKRSAQPDNRPAPVAMMTPLPPPGQEKGEPPQLCQKGSSRTSPDPAPDSPGAVLLGLRSECGSVWFDRSVYEQAESLYQCWLAHSANGSMTRPIGSPPTLTTDNHPTSPQPSLSPSPQAPNHPSNHPPIVAKEHCIVAEPLQPTAPEFLAIPANSPSTPATPDEGYLSLAQTPQAASTSPLTPAPGQPVNGLPRLPMELLRDVWLEKPLYDRAEAAFYQSLYGNNRSPTGNNLGGGASTSRTNPNAPSTSRGSGDHPQSLVEEEEEEEEEEVVEEEAVVSQGKLEVFHALRTIQEEEEPADVAEEEGGAMSMRGVCYFLHPDSERVWLDQRRYEAAESRFYSYRQIVPAESTVADREEGARGQEDAVVSATLLPQPSSVACTGPLRDKYDPSQETGPLQTQPASFTPTPFFPPYFFLIFGFVCVLIWFI